From Catharus ustulatus isolate bCatUst1 chromosome 6, bCatUst1.pri.v2, whole genome shotgun sequence, a single genomic window includes:
- the FIBIN gene encoding fin bud initiation factor homolog: protein MPVPLRLVCLFGLCSLCRGYFEGPLYPEMSNGSLHHYFVPDGDYEENDDPERCQLLFRVSEQRRCGAAAAGGGLSLREELTVLGRQVEDAGRVLEGIGRSISYDLDGEESYGAYLRRESAQISDAYSSSDRSLSELEGKFRQGQEQGGREESRLGDSFLGLLLHARTLLRETRHVSSGLRDKYDLLALTVRSHGARLSRLKNDYLRA from the coding sequence ATGCCGGTCCCTCTACGCTTGGTGTGCCTGTTcgggctctgcagcctctgccgCGGGTACTTCGAGGGGCCGCTGTACCCTGAAATGTCCAACGGGAGCCTGCACCACTACTTCGTCCCCGATGGGGACTACGAGGAGAATGACGACCCCGAGCGGTGCCAGCTGCTGTTCCGGGTGAGCGAGCAGCGGCGGtgcggcgcggcggcggcaggcggcGGGCTCAGCCTGCGAGAGGAGCTGACGGTGCTGGGGAGGCAGGTGGAGGACGCGGGCCGGGTGCTGGAAGGCATCGGCAGGAGCATCTCCTACGACCTGGATGGGGAGGAGAGCTACGGTGCCTACCTGCGTCGAGAGTCCGCCCAGATCAGCGACGCGTACTCCAGCTCGGACCGCTCGCTGAGCGAGCTGGAGGGCAAATTTCgtcaggggcaggagcagggcggCCGGGAGGAGTCCCGCCTAGGCGACAgcttcctggggctgctgcttcaCGCCCGCACCCTGCTCCGCGAGACCCGCCACGTCTCCAGCGGGCTGCGCGACAAGTACGACCTGCTCGCCCTCACGGTCCGCAGCCACGGCGCCCGCCTCAGCCGCCTCAAGAATGATTATCTCCGCGCCTGA